A single Anopheles funestus chromosome 2RL, idAnoFuneDA-416_04, whole genome shotgun sequence DNA region contains:
- the LOC125762950 gene encoding protein cornichon homolog 4 codes for MFPETLVFALALLITGAILFLLIYYLIILSDLECDYLNAQECCSKLNFWSIPKLAAHGFLTFLLLIHGNWILCLLNLPMVGWLVWEQYRVPAGNIGIYDPAEIHNRGMVKKHLRDTMIGLGFYLIIFFVYLYCMIIALLKGDPIRRHEEEEIVTEF; via the exons ATGTTTCCGGAAACGTTGGTCTTTGCGCTAGCGCTGCTCATCACGGGTGCCATCCTATTTCTGCTCATCTACTAC CTGATTATACTGTCCGATTTGGAATGTGATTATCTGAACGCACAGGAGTGCTGCTCGAAGCTCAATTTTTGGTCCATTCCGAAACTGGCTGCCCATggatttttaacctttttgctGCTCATTCACGGCAATTGGATCCTGTGTCTGTTGAACCTGCCCATGGTAGGATGGCTCGTGTGGGAACAGTACCGTGTGCCGGCCGGGAACATTGGCATTTACGATCCGGCCGAAATCCATAACCGAGGCATGGTGAAGAAGCATCTGCGGGACACCATGATAGGATTGGGcttttatttaatcattttcttcGTCTATCTCTATTG TATGATAATCGCCTTGCTGAAGGGTGATCCGATTAGACGGCACGAAGAAGAGGAAATAGTGACGGAATTCTAA
- the LOC125762943 gene encoding carbohydrate sulfotransferase 11-like, with product MFHKSTFLKGAGAAATALCPGGGTGSIGPTGGSCSTGTNGSMGEKQRFRKMNILLPPVKLFTKRRCYLCIKIAVLVVVFGLYFMLLLRESMSALTGSSSSSSGSSAPFASSSSMPSFAALTSRGGGMLKKAGSKLDEMRDRRQGGRVAGRHGNNAVGAEGRLARPLKMVAAGGKQRHQFPPQQAPAADGSNHSTLNPVYEYSDEMNAAAETDFNERRMMLWNVCADHRIIGKYPPNAWEFFISPGHGIAWCNIFKAASSTWMYYFNILGGYSVQYLQRTKASPIDLARKRFPRPTANELNDYISNTISFLIVREPFERLLSAYRNKLEGCRNKYYKLLGEQIVKKFRKTHPLKGAKTPHGPTFREFLEFLVSHYRSGGRFDEHWSPVYSFCTPCSINFTLIAKMETFQRDSEYIIRQAGLETLLLNKMPRYKARWITNRSASDTRNLIPRYFAQIDEKLLTDVLEIYQLDFELFGYNSTKYYSYVQSPDYG from the exons ATGTTTCACAAATCCACCTTTCTGAAGGGTGCTGGTGCTGCCGCAACGGCACTGTGTCCCGGTGGTGGTACCGGCAGCATAGGCCCGACAGGAGGTTCTTGTTCGACCGGTACCAACGGTTCGATGGGTGAGAAGCAACGATTCCGCAAGATGAACATACTGCTGCCACCGGTAAAGCTGTTCACCAAGCGGCGATGTTACCTTTGCATTAAGATTGCGGTACTGGTCGTTGTGTTCGGCCTGTACTTTATGTTGCTGCTACGGGAATCGATGAGTGCCCTGACGGGTTCCTCATCTTCCTCATCAGGATCTTCCGCACCATTCGCGTCTTCGTCATCGATGCCTTCGTTTGCGGCACTAACATCGCGTGGTGGTGGCATGCTGAAAAAGGCTGGCAGTAAGCTGGATGAG ATGCGCGATAGGCGACAGGGTGGTCGGGTTGCGGGCAGGCACGGTAATAATGCTGTCGGTGCCGAGGGACGGTTAGCTCGACCATTAAAGATGGTTGCCGCAGGCGGTAAACAGCGGCACCAGTTCCCACCGCAGCAGGCACCAGCGGCCGATGGTAGCAACCATTCTACGCTGAATCCGGTGTACGAATATTCGGACGAGATGAATGCCGCCGCCGAGACGGACTTTAACGAGCGGCGCATGATGCTGTGGAACGTTTGTGCCGACCATCGTATCATCGGCAAGTATCCACCGAATGCGTGGGAATTTTTCATCTCTCCTGGCCATGGCATCGCGTGGTGCAACATCTTCAAAGCGGCCAGCAGCACATGGATGTATTATTTCAACATACTCG GAGGATACAGTGTGCAGTACCTGCAGCGTACGAAGGCATCACCGATCGATTTGGCAAGGAAACGCTTTCCACGACCCACCGCTAACGAGCTGAACGATTACATCTCCAACACGATATCGTTCCTTATTGTCCGGGAGCCCTTCGAGCGGTTGCTTTCGGCCTATCGCAACAAGCTGGAAGGATGTCGCAACAAATACTACAAACTGCTCGGTGAACAGATCGTCAAGAAGTTCCGGAAAACACACCCACTAAAGGGAGCG AAAACACCACACGGTCCTACGTTTCGTGAGTTTCTCGAATTTCTCGTAAGCCATTACCGTTCTGGTGGACGCTTCGATGAACACTGGAGCCCCGTATACTCGTTCTGTACGCCCTGCAGCATCAACTTTACGCTTATCGCCAAAATGGAAACGTTCCAGCGGGATAGTGAGTACATCATACGGCAGGCCGGACTTGAAACGCTGCTGCTAAACAAAATGCCCCGCTACAAGGCACGCTGGATAACGAATCGATCGGCAAGCGATACCCGAAATCTTATACCAAG aTATTTCGCACAAATCGACGAGAAACTGCTCACGGATGTGTTGGAAATCTACCAGCTAGACTTTGAGCTGTTTGGATACAACAGTACCAAGTACTACAGCTACGTCCAATCGCCCGACTATGGATAG